The Apium graveolens cultivar Ventura chromosome 11, ASM990537v1, whole genome shotgun sequence genome has a window encoding:
- the LOC141697982 gene encoding uncharacterized protein LOC141697982 isoform X2 gives MKMEETPKTMNKKKITHAKGHKKFEEKQKEKTVESVVDVSSKQLGYPLPQDVCHDLAFVFDRVIDIQVEIGPYWNGEPWIEHINNENVPEVLNSQWLSATSIIFYIRYLCEVYLSKNPNSAQKLSFVSPHLVSQFVENSSTFLAKSLLGYVDKHHLLLMPYNIGKHWILMAINTVIETLYFMDPARMTNAAHYRHVKTLVETAMRTFRTHSGKNYTVTMTNSFRWMNVQFTYSPPLKSYHRDKMLRF, from the exons ATGAAAATGGAG GAAACTCCAAAAACCATGAATAAGAAGAAAATTACGCATGCTAAGGGCCATAAAAAGTTTGAGGAAAAGCAAAAAGAAAAGACAGTTGAATCAGTTGTTGATGTGTCTTCAAAACAACTAGGCTATCCTCTCCCACAAGATGTTTGTCACGATCTTGCTTTTGTGTTTGATCGTGTTATTGATATACAGGTTGAAATAGGGCCTTATTGGAATGGGGAACCGTGGATTGAACATATTAATAATGAAAATGTTCCAGAGGTGCTGAATTCCCAGTGGTTAAGTGCAACCAGTATCATCTTCTATATTAG GTATTTGTGTGAGGTCTATTTATCAAAAAATCCTAACTCAGCACAAAAGTTATCTTTTGTATCGCCACATCTGGTGTCTCAGTTTGTAGAAAACTCCTCTACATTTTTGGCAAAGTCTTTATTAGGGTATGTTGACAAACACCATCTGCTTTTAATGCCTTATAATATTGG AAAACATTGGATCTTGATGGCTATAAATACAGTGATAGAGACTTTATACTTTATGGATCCAGCTCGGATGACTAATGCTGCGCATTACAGACATGTTAAAACTCTTGTAGAAAC TGCTATGAGAACCTTTCGGACTCACTCTGGGAAGAACTACACTGTGACGATGACCAATAGCTTCAGATGGATGAATGTGCAG TTTACCTATTCTCCACCATTAAAGTCATATCATCGTGATAAAATGCTCCGCTTTTAA
- the LOC141697982 gene encoding uncharacterized protein LOC141697982 isoform X1 — MKMEETPKTMNKKKITHAKGHKKFEEKQKEKTVESVVDVSSKQLGYPLPQDVCHDLAFVFDRVIDIQVEIGPYWNGEPWIEHINNENVPEVLNSQWLSATSIIFYIRYLCEVYLSKNPNSAQKLSFVSPHLVSQFVENSSTFLAKSLLGYVDKHHLLLMPYNIGKHWILMAINTVIETLYFMDPARMTNAAHYRHVKTLVETAMRTFRTHSGKNYTVTMTNSFRWMNVQGLKASWCKCSMRELNVNVASSGRGNFWSSWI, encoded by the exons ATGAAAATGGAG GAAACTCCAAAAACCATGAATAAGAAGAAAATTACGCATGCTAAGGGCCATAAAAAGTTTGAGGAAAAGCAAAAAGAAAAGACAGTTGAATCAGTTGTTGATGTGTCTTCAAAACAACTAGGCTATCCTCTCCCACAAGATGTTTGTCACGATCTTGCTTTTGTGTTTGATCGTGTTATTGATATACAGGTTGAAATAGGGCCTTATTGGAATGGGGAACCGTGGATTGAACATATTAATAATGAAAATGTTCCAGAGGTGCTGAATTCCCAGTGGTTAAGTGCAACCAGTATCATCTTCTATATTAG GTATTTGTGTGAGGTCTATTTATCAAAAAATCCTAACTCAGCACAAAAGTTATCTTTTGTATCGCCACATCTGGTGTCTCAGTTTGTAGAAAACTCCTCTACATTTTTGGCAAAGTCTTTATTAGGGTATGTTGACAAACACCATCTGCTTTTAATGCCTTATAATATTGG AAAACATTGGATCTTGATGGCTATAAATACAGTGATAGAGACTTTATACTTTATGGATCCAGCTCGGATGACTAATGCTGCGCATTACAGACATGTTAAAACTCTTGTAGAAAC TGCTATGAGAACCTTTCGGACTCACTCTGGGAAGAACTACACTGTGACGATGACCAATAGCTTCAGATGGATGAATGTGCAG GGGCTCAAGGCCAGTTGGTGCAAATGTTCAATGAGAGAGCTCAATGTTAATGTTGCCTCAAGCGGTAGGGGGAACTTCTGGTCATCATGGATCTAA